A window of Syntrophales bacterium genomic DNA:
GCGGCTACAAGGGGATTTCCTTTCCGACGCCCGAGCGCGCCGTCCGGGTCCTGGCCCGGATGGTGGAATACGGTGGCTGGCTTGAGCGGGCCGCAGCCGGGCAGGCCGACCGGGCCGGGATCTGATCCATTGTTCGAGGTTTCATACGATCCCGCACGACGTGTTTTCTGCAGGCAGGCACAGTGCTTTTCTGTGGCCTGCCTGAACATTTTCTGCCCGAGTCCTGTTCGATTGGCATTGAAAAAAAGCCTCAATCCCTCTATGTATGGGGTCCCGTCCGACAGAGACAGCCATCAAAAGGAGGTAGAGAAATCATGGATCTGAGGAGAGGAAAAAGCTCGTATTGGCCTGTTGCGTTCGTGTGCATCCTTGGTCTGTTTTCGCTCGCCACGGGCGATGCCCTGGCGGAGCCGTCCACGGCCCAGGTGAAGAAGATGTGGGAAGGGCAGAACAACGTCAAGGACCGTGTCCTCAGCGTCAAGCGCATGGGTGGACAGCGTACGACCAATCAGCTTGATGGCAAGCACTACATCACCCCCGTGGGGACCTGCTGGGACTATGACATCGTCGAGCTGCAGAAATGCGGCTGCCGGCTCTTCCTGAAGGCCAGCGCCTGCTGCCGCAGGGGATCGACACGGGAATGCGAGATGCGGGTCGGCAACTCGAAGATGGTGGACTGCACGCCCTACGGAAAGCCCAAATTCGGCCTTGCGGGCAACACCGAGCCGCCCGACTGCAAGACACAGCGCATGCAGTCCGAGTGCTGGCATCGCAAAGACCTGGTTTTCGGAGCCGGTGTCGTCATCGGACCGTGCATGGGGAGCAATCAGAAACAGGACTGGCCGCCCACATTCAAGTGCCCCAAAGGCCAGGAGACCGTTCAGGACTTTCTGAACAAACGATGCGGTCCGACACCGGAAGACTGCGGTTGCACGCTCGTGGAAGAATGCTCCTCCGAAGGGGGGCTGAAGTGCTACAACGACTGGAAATCGAACAAGGCGGCCGTCGACTGTTACTACAACCCCATTTACAAATCGGGCTATGAACGGGAGAAGTGCTACAAGGCCGCGATGGCGGGCAGCTCCCCGGAAGGCGCGAAGGAGGCCGCAGCCAGTGTCGCCGAATCGGCGACGCAAGGGACCTCCGGTGCCGGCAGCTCGGCGAAATCAAAGGCCGGTAGCGCGGCCGACGCGGCCGTGGACGTCCTGAAGAAGATCTGGAAGTGATCCCGACGGCCTGAAGGGGAACCCGGAGCCCGCGCAGATTTCCGTCAGCGGGATCGGGCCTGTCAGGGAATGAACGGAATGAAAAGCGGCCGACCGGCTCACAACCGGTCGGCCGCTTTCGTATAAAGCCAAAGCTGTTGCCGGGTTGACGATGGACGCCCGGGCCGTGCCGGAAGAGCGATGATCGTTACCAGCTTCCGGATGCGCCGCCGCCGCCGGAGGAGCCTCCTCCGCCCGAAAAGCCACCACCGCTGGAGAAGCTCGACCCTCCGCCGGAGCCTCCCGACGTGACCCACATCCCGCCGATGTTGGCGCCCCCCTTGGTCTCGAAGCTCTTCTTGATTTCCTTGAACCGTTTTGTCCGGGAGATCAGGATCTTGGCGAGGGGGAACCCGACGGCATAGGCCATCAGCAGGTAGAGCGTGCCCGTGGTGCCGACGACGACAATCGGAAACGTTGCCCAGAACGGGATCAGGAAGAAGTAGAGGAACCAGCCGACCCCGGGCGTCAGGACGCCGATCACCGTGAACAGACCGATGATGCCGAAGATGAACGCGCCGAAGAGGATCCGCTCGGTGATCGACAGGTCCGGCTCCTCCAAGTGGAATCCGGACTTGGCGGGCTTTTCGCTTGCGCCCGTCGTCTCTCCGGCCTCCGGCGCCTTGCCCCCCTCCAGCAGGCTGATGACGCTTTTTACGCCCGCCTCGATGCCGCCGTTGTAATCCCCCTCCTTGAAGCGCGGCGTCATGTCGTTGCGGATGATCCGGCCGGCCAGGCCGTCGGTGAGCGTACCTTCGAGGCCGTACCCGACCTCGATCCGCATGCGCCGGTCGTTCGGCACGACGATGATCAGGACACCGTTGTCCTTCCCTTTCTGTCCGAGCTTCCATGCCTCGAAGACCCGGACGGCATAGTCCTCGATGCTCTCTTCCCCGATCGTGGGAACGGTGAGCACGGCGACCTGGTTGCTCGTTTGCGCCTCGTGTCTCTTCAGCTGTTCGGTCAGCGAGCGGCGCGTCTCCGGCGAGAGAATCTCCGCATTGTCGGTCACGCGGCCGGAGAGGTAAGGGACGTCCGCGGCCGCGGCGACCGCCGCCAGGAGCAGGACCAGGACCGGAATCAGCAGGAACCGCGCGGCTTTTCTCATGAACCTTTCTCTTCGATGATCCCGTCCGGCAGTTCGTTCTCCCCGGGCTCTCCCGGGGCCGTCGGGGCAAGGGCCTCTTCCAGGGATGCCAGCCCCTCTTCCAGGGCGTGGGAGATCTCGCCTTCCCGGAGGGCCTTCGTCATGCGCGCGACGACCGCCTGCAGGGCGTCCCGTCCCAGGCGCGTATCCAGCCCCGTGTCGGGAAGGACAACCACGCGCCGCTCGAACTGGCTGACCAGCAGCAGGATGCCCGTCCGCCCGCGGGTGGCGAACAGCTCGCGGGTGAGGAACAGGGATGAGGCGTACTGGCGAACCTCCGTGGAGGCGCGGTGGGCGTCCAGGAAGAGCCGGGCGAAGGCGGGCGCAAAGAGGCAGAGCAGGATGGAGAGGATACCCGCTCCGAGCGGCAGTGCCGCTGACAGGAAGGCCTCGTAGCCGGAGGCCCATCCCGGCCGCATCCCGTTCATTGCGAAGACCGGCAGCGCGGCGAGGGCCGTCCCGAGGGCGAAAGCCTTCCAGGGAAGCTCCGGATAGGAGTCGCTGCGCCCGATGACTGCGAGGACGATCTGGGCGCCGGTCCGTTTCTCCGCTTCCGCGACACGATGGTCGAGATGGGTAAGATCCTGATTTTTCACAGGCCGACTATAGGGTGTGCTTTTTTGCCTGTCAATTCCATTTGATGCGAAGGCGTTGCCCCGGTCGGGAAGGCGGCCGGCGGGATGAATGCCGCAAGCCCGGTGCGGGACCGGGAAACACGGATCAGGTGCGTCCTTCCTTTGAGAAGAGAAAACGGCGGCTCCCGAAGAACGCCTTGATGGAGGCATTCCCTTCCATTTTGTAAGCCAGTTCGTGTCCCGCGATGACGGACTTCAGGCTGCCGCCCAGGTTCTTGAAACGGGCGGCAATCATGATGTTCACCTTTGTTTTGGATGAAGAAGGGAGAAGCACCTCCCGTTCCAGGCGACCGGTTCCGGCCTCTTCGCCGTTGAGGAAAATCCTGAATTCGGCGGCGGTGAGCGTCAGATCGAAACGGTTCGGATTCTCAACGTCGAGACCGAGGACGAGGTTCCATCCCGAGGAAGATGTCGGGGTGATGTTGATGTCACGGAGGACGAAGGAAGGGGCCTCCATGAGCCAGCCCAGGCAGGATGTGAGACACGTGGACAGGACAAGCAGGAGGAGCCACAAGCCCTGATGGGTCGTCCGCCTGTTCTTTTTCAGGGCATCCATTTTCCCTCACCGTCCTTTCCGGGATCGGTCATTCCGTGATGATCCTTTCGCGGAGGATCGCCGCCACGGCCTGGGATTTTGTGCCGACTCCCAGTTTCTGGAAAATGTTCTTGATGTGGGATCGGACCGTGTGCGCCGAAATATTCAATACTGCGGCGATCGTCCGATCCGTCTGTCCGGCGACAAGCCCGCTCATGACCTCCAGCTCCCGTTTCGTGAAGATCGGCTTCTCGGCTTTTTCTACCACCTTTCCGTCCCTTTTGATCTCATCGATCACGGAGGAGGTCACCAGGGGATCGATAAAGGCGTGGTTGTCCATGACATGGCGGATGATCTTGTGCAGTTCGTCCTTGCCGACCGTCTTCAGCACGTAGCCGATCGCTCCCGCCTGGATCGCTTCCGTTACGAATTCCGCGTCGTGGTAAATGGTCAGGATGATGACCCGCACGCCGGGCTTCTTTTTGCGTGCCAGCCTGGTAGTCTCGATGCCGCTGATGCCCGGCATCTGGATGTCCATGAAGATGATGTCGGGGGAGAGGTGGTCGAGCTGCTCCAGGCAGTCCAGTCCGTTTCTGGCCTCGCCGATCACCTTCACGTCGGACGAAATTTCCAGGATCTGCCTCAATCCTTCCCGGACGATGTCGTGGTCGTCGACAACCATTACCTTGATGCTCATGATCCTTGTCTCTTCTCCAGGGGGACCGATATCTCGATCCGGCACCCCTTGCCTTGCGAACTTTCCATGGCGCAGCTCCCGCCGCACGCCTCGACCCGCTCCCTCATGAACACCAGGCCCAGCCTGTTCTGGCTTGCCATTTTCAGAAGTCCCGAAGAAATGTCGAAGCCTCTTCCGTTGTCCGATACGGTCAGGGAAATGCGGCTGCCTTTTTCCTTCAGCGTCACATGGGCGGTTGTTGCCTGCGAATGTTTGCCGATGTTCGCCAGTGCCTCCTGCAGCACGCGGTAGATGCAGATGCTTGCCGTCGCGTGGGCATCGACCCTGGCGGGCAGGTCGGCATCAACGTGGATTCCGGTCGCCGTCTCGAAGTTGTCCAGCAGGCGGCGGATCGCCGCCATCAGGCCGATGGTGTCGATAAGCTCCGGCCGAAGCTCCGACATGAGGCTGCG
This region includes:
- a CDS encoding LEA type 2 family protein; this encodes MDALKKNRRTTHQGLWLLLLVLSTCLTSCLGWLMEAPSFVLRDINITPTSSSGWNLVLGLDVENPNRFDLTLTAAEFRIFLNGEEAGTGRLEREVLLPSSSKTKVNIMIAARFKNLGGSLKSVIAGHELAYKMEGNASIKAFFGSRRFLFSKEGRT
- a CDS encoding YgcG family protein, with the protein product MRKAARFLLIPVLVLLLAAVAAAADVPYLSGRVTDNAEILSPETRRSLTEQLKRHEAQTSNQVAVLTVPTIGEESIEDYAVRVFEAWKLGQKGKDNGVLIIVVPNDRRMRIEVGYGLEGTLTDGLAGRIIRNDMTPRFKEGDYNGGIEAGVKSVISLLEGGKAPEAGETTGASEKPAKSGFHLEEPDLSITERILFGAFIFGIIGLFTVIGVLTPGVGWFLYFFLIPFWATFPIVVVGTTGTLYLLMAYAVGFPLAKILISRTKRFKEIKKSFETKGGANIGGMWVTSGGSGGGSSFSSGGGFSGGGGSSGGGGASGSW
- a CDS encoding response regulator transcription factor, producing MSIKVMVVDDHDIVREGLRQILEISSDVKVIGEARNGLDCLEQLDHLSPDIIFMDIQMPGISGIETTRLARKKKPGVRVIILTIYHDAEFVTEAIQAGAIGYVLKTVGKDELHKIIRHVMDNHAFIDPLVTSSVIDEIKRDGKVVEKAEKPIFTKRELEVMSGLVAGQTDRTIAAVLNISAHTVRSHIKNIFQKLGVGTKSQAVAAILRERIITE